A segment of the Phaenicophaeus curvirostris isolate KB17595 chromosome 20, BPBGC_Pcur_1.0, whole genome shotgun sequence genome:
TAGGACTGCTACGGCTTTCCGTAGGCCGGGCGGGCGGCGCTAGGGCCCCGCGGTGTCCCCGGTCCCCGATCAGGCGGCGCTAGGACCCCGAGGGGCCCCGGGAGGCTCCGTGCGAGGCGGCGGCGACATCAGCGACATCAGCGACATCAGCGACATCAGCATCCTCAGCATCATCGTCGCCGCGCACTGCAGAGCGGAGCGGCCGGGGGGCCGGGCCCGCTGAGCCGGTGCGGGGGGCGGGACGGCACCGGGAgcggcccccgccccgctgCTCCGGTGcacggggggctggggggggcgaAAGGGAAGGGTTGCTCTCCGCTGGGATGCAACCGGGCTCTGGCCTGGCCGGGTCTTGCAAAGCGGGGCTGTTGGGGGGGGCTGCACCCCAAGAACAGAAGGGGTTCCATGCTGGAGAGTGGGAGCTGCACCCCAGGAATAGAGGGAGTTCCATTATGGGGAGTGGGGGCTGCACCCCAAGAGCAGAAGGGATTCCATGCTGGGGAGTGGGGGCTGCACCCCAAGAATAGAGGGAGTTCCATGCTGGGGAGTGGGGGCTGCACCCCAAGAGCAGAAGGGGTTCCatgctggggagcaggggctgcaccCCAGGAATAGAGGGGGTTCCATGCTGGGGAGTGGGGGCTGCACCCCAGGAATAGACGAGGTTCCATGCTGGGGAGCGGGGGCTGCACCCCAAGAACAGGAGGGGTTGCATTCCTGGGAGTGGGGGCTGCACTCCAGGATCCAGGGGGGTTCCATTCGAGAGCAGGGGCTGCACCCAAAGAACATAGGGGGTTCcatgctggggagcagaggctgcaCCCCAAGAACAGAGGGGGTTCCATCCCGGGAAGTGGGGGCTGCACGCCAGGAACAGAGTGGTTCTATGCTGGAGGATTTGGACGTAGGAGTGGAGGAAGGTTTGCACCCCAGGGGGGCTGTGGGAGGCTTTTCCCATCCCAGGATGGAGGGGGGGTTGCATCCAAGGTCTGCTGGGGGAGCAGCAGCGCATGGGGGTGCGAGTCTGGATCAGCCCTTCCCGACAGAGCCGCGATGTGACCCCTGGTGCCACCATGGCCGTGCCTGCTGGGGGGGCCCGGCAGCCCCCCGCACCCCACGGGGCGCAGGAGGACAGGAGGGACCCCCTTACACCGCTCGCCACCCTCTGCAGATGAGACCCTCACCCAGGTAAGGTTTGTGGGGTCCCCCATGCCCTGAGCACCACGGAGGGAAGGAGCCAAGTGGGGTGCAGTGGCCGGAGCAAAGGTCCCAGCGGGGCTCCCCAGCTTGTGCACTGCGAGGGTCCTTCACCCCAACACCTCTGGGTGGGTTGGCACCTTCCCAGCCACCAGAACCACCCTTGAGAGCCTTTTTTTGGggttcccagttcccccagggCAATTAGTAAAGAGGCTTCCATTGGCTTTTCATTTCCAATTGCTCCGAGTACACCAGGAGCAGTCGTGACTCACTTAACGAGGACTTTAAAGAATAAATTGGGCCAGTCCATTCCTGCAAGCCCAGGCGAGCGGAGGTTCGAGCGGATCCCCCCGGGGGGGAGCACTCGGGGTTCACCCTACACACCTCGGGCCGCAGCGCTGGAGACGTCCCTGCTGGCTTCAGCTGGATTTAAGCCCACGCATGGGCTGAGTTGCGCAGGTCTCAATTCCTCTCCTCCCAGTCCAAGCCGGTTGTTTTAATGGGATTTCACCGCGTGAGCTTCGGGTTTACCCTCCCTAACCCTGTGGGTTTCAGCGGCTTCAGCCTTGCTGGCGGGGGATTATCCCTCCCTGGAGCCCAGCCTGCCGCAGGGATCTCCCCGGCACGAGCCATGTTGGGTTTGGCTCCTtggcatcatagaatcaccaggttggaaaagacccaccagatcatcgagtccaaccaatcccatcaatcactaaaccatgtccctcagcacctcgtccacccggcccttaaacccctccagggaaggtgactcaaccccctccctgggcagcctctgccagtgcccagtgacccattctgtgaagaattttttcctaatgttcagcctgaacctcccctggtggagcttgaggccattccctcttgtcctgtcccctgtcccttgggagaagagcccagctccctcctctccacaacctcctttcaggtagttgcagagagcaatgaggtctcccctcagcctcctcttctccaggctaaacacccccagctctctcagccgttcctcataaggcctgttctccagccccctcaccagcttcgttgctcttctctggactcgctccagagcctcaacatccttcttgtggtgaggggcccagaactgaacacaggattcgaggagcggtctcaccagtgccaagtacagagggagaagaacctccctggccctgctggtcacaccgtttctgatccaagccaagatgccattggccttcttggccacctgggccactgctggctcctgttcagtcgctgtcaaccaacacccccaggtccctctcctccaggcagtttccagccagacttctcctagtctggagctgctcagggttgttgtgccccaagtgcaggacccggcatttggccttgttaaacctcatgccattggactcagcccagcggtccagcctgttcagatccctttggagcctcccgaccctccagcagatcgacacttccacccagcttagtgttgtctgcaaacttgctaagggtgcactcgatgccttcatccaggtcattgacagagactttgaacagggctggacccagcacggagccctgggaaccccacttgtcactggcctccagctggagttaactccatttcccaccactctctgggccctccagccaatcagttttccacccaggagagtgtgcgcctgcccaggccagaggtgacagtttctcaagcagaacgctgtgagaaactgtgccaAACACTTTACGGAAGTCCaagaagatccatccacagcctttccctcatccagcagccgagtcactttatcacagaaggccatcaggttagtctggcaagacctgccttttgtgaacccgtgttgactgggcctgatccctGGTTCTCTTGcttgtgcttcatgagagcatcCCAGGGCTCACCTGGCCTCTGCCCACGGTGTTTCCCTTCCCGGTTCGCGGGGTTTGTCCTCGCCTTGAAAAGGAGACCTGGGGGTCCGGCTGGGCACCCAGCCCACGGGGCTCTGCTCCTGGTGGCTCATCCCCTATCCTCCCGGGCCCAGCGATCCAGGAACGGGAGCCCGAGTGCCCAGCGAGGTGCTGGTGCTGAGGTGACCACGTGCCTTGCAGGTGCTCGCGGGACGCCAGCGACCACTGCACGCCGAGGGTGGCACGGAGACATGAGTGGCAGCACGGTGAGTGCCGGGACGGCAgcctggggacagcaggaatcTCCCTGGGGCCACCGGGCATCCCGTTGGAGATGCCAGTGGGAGCCAGGCTggatgctgctgcctgtggggtGGGGGCCGCGGCTGACGCTCTCCCCCTGCCCGCAGAGCCAGCGCGCCGCCGCCCTGGgggtcctctttgccctgatcaTGTTGCTGATCATCTACAGCTCCGGCAGCGGGAGCGAGGTCTTCCCCTACAGCCACCTGCGGGGCAGAGCCCGCCAGCCCCCCAACCTCAAGAAATGGGGGGTGAAAAGCGGGTACCTGCCTGTCTGCGGGAACAAGGTACGAGCTGGCTTGAGCCCTGGTGGCATCCAGCCAAATCGCTCTGCAAGGGATGGTGATCCCTCACCCCCTGTCCCAgacccctccctccccatcagGTTGTGGTGACGCCAAAAGTCATGTGCTCGCGGGCTTATCATCACCAGACGCTGACTACCCGCTGCCACCAGTGCGTCATTGTCACCAGCTCCAGCCACCTCCTGGGCACCCGCTTGGGCACGGCCATCGACGGGGCCGAGTGCACCATCCGCATGAACGACGCTCCCACCACCGGCTACGAGGCTGACGTGGGCAACAAGACCACCTTCCGCGTGGTGGCCCACTCCAGCCTCTACCGCGTCCTCAAGCGGCCCCAGGAGTTTGTCAACAAGACCCCGGAGACCATCTTCATCTTCTGGGGGCCACCTGCCAAGATGCAGAAGGGCCTCCTGAAAATCATCCAACGTGTCAGCGCCTCCTTCCCCAACATGACGGCCTACGTCGTCTCCCCTGGCCGCATGAAGCAGTTTGATGACCTGTTTCGAGGGGAGACGGGGAAGGACAGGTACCTGGGAGCCCCCTCCTGCACCGTGTTACCCCCTTTTCCAGGTCCCTGAGGCAGAGATGGCTCTTGGGATGGGCTGCAGCACCAGGTTGGGGACCCCCAGGGTGGATTGGGGACGCTGGGATGGTCTATCACCAATGTCacctcccccctgccccccaattCTCCTCCCCAGGGAGAAATCACGCTCGTGGCTCAGCACCGGCTGGTTCACCATGGTGATCGCGGTGGAGCTGTGCGACACCGTCCACGTCTACGGCATGGTGCCCCCCAACTACTGTGGGTAAGGAGAACCCCCCCGAGCCCCTGCCCTggtctcccagccctgccatggggCTTTACCCCCACATTTCCCCCTCCCGCAGCCACCGGCCTCCTCCCCGCCACCTGCCCTACCACTACTACGAGCCCAAGGGCCCCGACGAGTGCACGACCTACATCCACAATGAGCGGAGCCGCAGGGGCAACCACCATCGCTTCATCACCGAGAAGCGGGTCTTCGCCAGCTGGGCCGGACTCTACAACATCACCTTCTCCCACCCCACCTGGCCCTAGGGGCTGCCCCCCACCCCTAGCCGGACAGACCCCTTGGAACCACGATGGTTGGGGGTCTCCTGCATCCCCCCCCAAGCAGGGAGCAGTGGGAACGCAGCATCGAGGTGCCACCAGATGCCTCCATGGGACCACTGCCTTTGTGCACAGTGGCTTATCGCACTTGGGATGGGGGTTGAGCTGTTTTTTGGGGggactgggcagcctgtgtggGGTTTGGGAGTGTCCCCCACCATGAGCAGGAGGTGCGGAGTGAGATCCTGCCTGATCCTGGTCTGGGCTTGGAGCCTTTGCGGGGTTCAGGGGTTCTGTTGCTTTTGGGActcccctcctgctcctttcAGGGCTCGGTGCCCCCAGCCGTCCCCAGCGCCCCGAAACTGGTCCACGAGCATCCCCTCCCTCAGCAGAACCCCACGGTTGTACGATGGGACCCCGTGGGGGTGACACTGCCATCCTCGatgccccagcaccccaaaaccacacagcccctcccagcactgctgcacATTCCGCCTACACTGCCAAAACCTTTTCTAACTAAGGATTTGGGGGGAGCTTTTaggggcatttttttttgttcctctctgCTTCTGGTGGTGGGGTTTGTATTCAGGTTTCCCTACAAGGAGCGAGCGGGGGCTGCCAGATGCTCGTTAGGGGTAACGAAGGGGCTGCCCATGGCTGGGTCCTTATCACTTGCTAATTGCTTATAAATTATTTAGAAGCGGGCACGTAGTGGAGGTGCCAGCAGTGCCCCTTGCTGCCCTGCAGTCAGGACTGGGGGgattttgttattaatttctCAGCAGTGGGGAAAATGGCTCAATACGGCATGTTTGGATGCTGAGCCCCGGTAGGGGCTGCATGAAAGTgggtctgtgcctcagtttccctctggCTGtggcctgtccctattgtggcTGGGGCTCTTGGAGGGGCTGAGGCCACGGGACACCCACGTTTTGTAATGGtttgtacagaaataaatattgctGCAGTCTGTTGCCTTGGGCTCTGGCTCCAGGCTGGGTTTCTGGGGCTGGGCAGCGGGTGCTGGTGATGCCATCGCAGGGCGTCTGGGGCTCCGCGGGCCCCCCAGACCCCGGTGGTGCTGGCCctgggtgtttgggggtgtGTGGGAAGGGGATGAGTGTGGGGGCTGTGTCTGACTATAGGGTGACCCCGGCTGTGAGCCATCCCCTCGTCTGCTGCCCTGGAGCGGGGGGCAACTGAGACCTCCCCAACTCATGTCACCCCCTGACAGCTGCCTGGGGTCACGGGGCTTGCAgccctggaggaggaggaggagggaggaagggcagGTAAGGCCACTGCACACCCCAGGGTGGGGGGCGAGCTGGGgtggatggggacagggatggggacagtgggaaagggatggggacGAGGATGtgaacagggatggggacatggggatgaggacagggatggCAACAGGAAtagggacacggggatggggacattgggaAGGGGACATCgggaagaggatggagatggggttgAGTgcatggggatggagatggagacagggatggggacattgggaACAGGATGGGGGCATGGGGAAGGGGATGGCAGCagggtggggacatggggaagaGGATGGGGACATAAGAACAGGGATGGCAACAGGAAtagggacacggggatggggacattgggaAGGGGTTGAGGacagggggatggggacatgaggaaggggatggggataggaggatggggacagtgggaaagggatggggacGAGGAtgtggacagggatggggacgtggggatgaggatgggggcaTGGGGACAGTGGGGTGGGGACATCAGAACAGGGATGGCAACAGGAAtagggacacggggatggggatATTGGgaaggggatgaggatggggatggggacgtgaggaaggggatggggacatcagAACAGGAATGGCGACATCAGAACAGGGATGGCAACAGGAATGGGGACgcggggatggggacattgggaAGGGGATGAGGACGGGGATGGGGGCATGGGGAAGGGGACATCgggaagaggatggagatggggttgAGCgcacggggatggggacattgggaACAGGATGGTGACACGGGGATGAGGACACAGGGGCAGGGATGCAGCCGTCTGTGCCCTCCCAGGGGCTGGGTCTGGAGGCGCAGGGACCCCCGGGGCCGCTCGCAGACCCCCAGCCCAGCAGGGCGAAGGCTCCTCTTGCACtcggggaaactgaggcacggggggagcggggggtgCTGCaccccggggaggggggggggaggtgtCGCCACACCCCGTGGCGGCGTAGGGGTTAACCGCATCCCTCCCCCGGCTCCCCGGTCCGGCCCAGGGGGCAGTGatgctgctggggtggggggggggctccccccgtgccccccccgGCCCGTGCCCGGGCACCGGCCCCGCTCCCGGCGTGCACCGCGGCGCCGCCGCTCTATATATAGCGGTAAAAACCACCGGGCAGGACGGCAGGAGCTGCCCCGAcacccccccccgacccccccaggTTGGTGGGTAACCCCCGCAGCGGGGCTGCCGGGCTTGGGGGGCGATGACGGGGGTGCAGAGGcgttttgggggtgctgggggcgcTGCATGGGGGcttgcagggatgctggggggcatTGCACGGGGACTGAGGGGCTtgcaggggtgctggggggcttgTATGGTGACTGGGGGGCGTTGCATGGGGGCTGAGGGCTTGTAGGGATGCTGAGGGGCTTGCATAAGGGCTGAGAAGCTTGCGTGGATGCTGGGGGGCTTGCAGGGATTCTGGGGGCATTGTATGGATGCTGGGGGTGTTGCATGTGTTTTGGGGGGCTTGCATGGGTGCTAGGGGCATTGCATGTGTTTTGGGGGGCTTGCATGGGTGCTAGGGGCATTGCATGTGTTTTGGGGGGCTTGCATGGGTGCTAGGGGCATTgcgtggttttggggggcttgcATGGATGCTGGGGGGCTTGCAGGGATTCTGGGGGCATTGTATGGATGCTAAGAGCATTGCATGTGTTTGGGGGGGCTTGCATGGGTGCTAGGGGCATTGCATGGCTTTTGGGGGGCTTGCAGAAGTGCTAGGGGCATTGCATGGCTTTTGGGGTGCTTGCAGAAGTGCTAGGGGCATTGCATGGGTTTTGAAGGGATTGCAGAGGTGGCGGGGGCATTGCAAGAGCTAATGGAGGCTTCCAGTGAATA
Coding sequences within it:
- the ST6GALNAC6 gene encoding alpha-N-acetylgalactosaminide alpha-2,6-sialyltransferase 6 isoform X2 produces the protein MSGSTSQRAAALGVLFALIMLLIIYSSGSGSEVFPYSHLRGRARQPPNLKKWGVKSGYLPVCGNKTLTTRCHQCVIVTSSSHLLGTRLGTAIDGAECTIRMNDAPTTGYEADVGNKTTFRVVAHSSLYRVLKRPQEFVNKTPETIFIFWGPPAKMQKGLLKIIQRVSASFPNMTAYVVSPGRMKQFDDLFRGETGKDREKSRSWLSTGWFTMVIAVELCDTVHVYGMVPPNYCGHRPPPRHLPYHYYEPKGPDECTTYIHNERSRRGNHHRFITEKRVFASWAGLYNITFSHPTWP
- the ST6GALNAC6 gene encoding alpha-N-acetylgalactosaminide alpha-2,6-sialyltransferase 6 isoform X1 codes for the protein MSGSTVSAGTAAWGQQESPWGHRASRWRCQWEPGWMLLPVGSGSGSEVFPYSHLRGRARQPPNLKKWGVKSGYLPVCGNKTLTTRCHQCVIVTSSSHLLGTRLGTAIDGAECTIRMNDAPTTGYEADVGNKTTFRVVAHSSLYRVLKRPQEFVNKTPETIFIFWGPPAKMQKGLLKIIQRVSASFPNMTAYVVSPGRMKQFDDLFRGETGKDREKSRSWLSTGWFTMVIAVELCDTVHVYGMVPPNYCGHRPPPRHLPYHYYEPKGPDECTTYIHNERSRRGNHHRFITEKRVFASWAGLYNITFSHPTWP